Proteins from a genomic interval of Paenibacillus sp. FSL R5-0623:
- a CDS encoding AbrB/MazE/SpoVT family DNA-binding domain-containing protein, with translation MKPAGVVRKVDQLGRIVLPKSLRKRYQMNEGDPVEILVQGDHIILERYRPKCIFCGSIEEVNEFKERYICAQCLDEMTQLPQHG, from the coding sequence ATGAAGCCAGCTGGAGTAGTTCGCAAAGTTGACCAATTAGGTAGGATCGTATTGCCTAAATCTTTGCGTAAAAGGTATCAAATGAATGAGGGAGATCCTGTAGAAATCTTAGTACAAGGGGACCATATTATCTTGGAGAGATATCGTCCAAAATGTATTTTCTGCGGATCCATCGAGGAAGTCAACGAGTTCAAAGAGCGTTACATATGCGCACAATGTTTAGATGAAATGACTCAGCTTCCACAGCACGGATAA
- the serC gene encoding 3-phosphoserine/phosphohydroxythreonine transaminase: MTKRAYNFNAGPAALPLEVLERAQAEFVDFRNTGMSIMEMSHRGAVYESVHNEAQERLLSLLGNPKGYKVLFLQGGASTQFAMLPMNLLGAGQTASYVMTGSWAKKALSEAKLIGETHVAASSEAEKFMKLPDVSNLSLPERTAYVHLTSNETIEGTQFKSFPDTGSVPLIADMSSDIFCKPFDLNQFGMIYAGAQKNLGPSGITVVIAREELVSESPKTIPTMLRYSTHVDNNSLYNTPPSFSVYMVNEVLKWIEEQGGLAGIEQKNTKKAELLYNTIDASGDFYRGCVEPEDRSLMNVTFRLASEELEKKFIKASEEEGFVGLKGHRSVGGLRASIYNAAPYESVKALTDFMSHFQKTNG, translated from the coding sequence GTGACAAAAAGAGCGTATAACTTTAATGCAGGACCTGCGGCGTTACCACTTGAGGTACTGGAGCGTGCACAGGCGGAATTTGTAGATTTTCGTAATACAGGCATGTCGATTATGGAGATGTCTCACCGTGGAGCGGTGTATGAGTCTGTACATAATGAAGCTCAGGAGCGGTTGTTGTCGCTTCTAGGCAATCCAAAAGGATACAAGGTTCTCTTTCTGCAGGGCGGTGCAAGCACTCAGTTCGCGATGTTACCAATGAACCTGCTCGGTGCAGGGCAGACTGCAAGTTACGTGATGACTGGCAGCTGGGCCAAAAAGGCTCTGTCTGAGGCGAAGTTGATTGGCGAGACACATGTTGCTGCATCTTCAGAAGCAGAGAAGTTTATGAAATTACCGGATGTTTCGAATCTGAGTTTGCCAGAACGTACGGCTTATGTACATCTGACTTCCAACGAAACGATCGAAGGTACGCAATTCAAGTCGTTCCCGGATACCGGTTCAGTACCTCTGATTGCGGATATGTCTAGTGATATTTTCTGTAAACCATTTGACCTTAATCAGTTCGGCATGATCTACGCGGGTGCGCAGAAGAACCTGGGTCCATCCGGAATTACGGTTGTAATTGCCCGTGAGGAACTGGTGAGCGAATCGCCTAAAACGATTCCAACCATGCTTCGTTACAGCACACATGTAGATAACAATTCCCTGTACAATACGCCGCCATCCTTCTCGGTATATATGGTGAATGAAGTATTGAAATGGATTGAAGAACAGGGCGGATTGGCTGGTATTGAGCAAAAAAATACGAAAAAAGCGGAATTGCTCTATAACACAATTGATGCTTCCGGCGATTTCTACCGTGGTTGTGTGGAACCAGAAGATCGTTCCCTCATGAATGTAACCTTCCGTCTTGCTTCTGAGGAACTGGAGAAAAAGTTCATCAAGGCATCGGAGGAAGAAGGATTTGTAGGTCTGAAAGGACATCGCAGTGTGGGTGGTCTCCGTGCCTCCATTTATAATGCTGCTCCTTATGAGAGTGTTAAGGCACTGACAGACTTCATGAGCCACTTCCAGAAGACAAATGGATAA
- the aroF gene encoding 3-deoxy-7-phosphoheptulonate synthase: protein MIVIAGKATPEEQIQDIVAVIEKEGLQVHISRGEDRTIIGLIGKVEPKMQEHLRQMKGVENVVKISKSYKLASRDFHPEDTVISIKGVDIGGKELVVMGGPCAVESAAQIDEIAGLVKAAGGQVLRGGAFKPRTGPYSFQGTGVEGLIMMAEAGKKHDLLTITEVMTPEYVDICAEYADILQVGTRNMQNFDLLRKLGECGKPVLLKRGFSATYDELLNAAEYILAGGNPNVMLCERGIRTFESYTRNTLDLSAIPVLQSLSHLPVISDPSHGTGRRELVEPMTKASVAAGANGLIIEMHTDPDNSMTGDGVQSLFPDQFANLLQDLEKLAPIVGKSFSTAKQPAEFFPARVGV, encoded by the coding sequence ATGATCGTTATTGCAGGCAAGGCTACACCGGAGGAACAGATTCAGGATATCGTTGCAGTTATTGAAAAAGAAGGGCTTCAGGTGCATATCTCTCGCGGAGAGGATCGTACTATCATTGGTTTGATTGGTAAAGTTGAACCTAAAATGCAAGAGCATCTTCGCCAAATGAAAGGTGTAGAGAATGTCGTGAAAATCTCGAAGTCCTACAAATTGGCAAGCCGCGACTTCCATCCGGAAGATACGGTGATCTCCATCAAAGGTGTAGATATCGGCGGAAAAGAACTTGTTGTCATGGGCGGACCATGTGCGGTTGAATCCGCTGCACAGATTGATGAGATTGCAGGGCTTGTGAAAGCTGCTGGTGGGCAAGTGTTACGTGGTGGTGCATTTAAGCCTCGTACGGGTCCTTACAGCTTCCAGGGAACGGGTGTAGAAGGATTGATCATGATGGCTGAAGCAGGCAAGAAACATGATCTGCTGACCATTACAGAAGTCATGACACCTGAGTATGTGGATATTTGCGCCGAGTACGCAGATATTCTGCAAGTAGGTACACGTAACATGCAGAACTTTGACCTGCTCCGCAAATTGGGTGAGTGTGGCAAACCGGTATTGTTGAAACGTGGCTTCAGTGCGACATACGATGAGTTGTTAAATGCGGCTGAATACATTCTTGCGGGTGGTAACCCAAATGTCATGCTGTGTGAGCGTGGTATTCGTACGTTTGAATCCTACACACGGAATACGCTGGATCTGTCAGCGATCCCTGTTCTACAGTCTCTGAGCCATTTGCCGGTTATATCTGACCCGAGCCATGGTACTGGACGACGTGAACTGGTGGAACCGATGACAAAAGCTTCCGTTGCTGCGGGTGCCAATGGCTTGATCATTGAAATGCATACCGATCCGGATAACTCCATGACAGGAGATGGTGTGCAATCCTTGTTCCCTGATCAATTCGCTAACCTGTTGCAGGATCTGGAGAAATTGGCACCAATCGTGGGTAAATCATTCAGCACAGCCAAACAACCAGCTGAATTTTTCCCGGCACGTGTAGGCGTGTAA
- the glnA gene encoding type I glutamate--ammonia ligase: MSVENVLKSIQENNIEWVDFRFVDLAGRAHHISLPASAVDADTFVNGVAFDGSSIQGFRGIEESDMVMMPDPEATYVDPFTAHPTLNVMCDIFTPDGERYERDPRSIAVKAEAYLQESGVGTAAFFAPESEFFIFDDVRYESGTNSSSYYVDSEEASWNTNRKEEGGNLGFKVRTKGGYVPVAPVDTQQDIRSEMCRLLEEAGLSIERHHHEVATAGQAEINFRFDTLKKTADNLLAYKYIVHNTARQYGKVATFMPKPLFGDNGSGMHVHQSIFDGDSPLFYDKAGYANLSEMALHYIGGILYHAPALIALTNPSTNSFKRLVPGYEAPVNLVYSKGNRSAAVRIPVAAVTPKGCRIEFRTPDSTANPYLAFSAMLMAGLDGIKRKINPTELGYGPLDKNIYDLSDADKENIRSVPASLEEALDALAADNEFLTEGGVFTKEFIENYINLKRDEAKAVAIRIHPHEYSLYFDC; the protein is encoded by the coding sequence ATGTCGGTTGAAAACGTATTGAAATCAATTCAAGAGAACAACATCGAGTGGGTAGATTTTCGTTTTGTAGATTTAGCTGGTCGTGCACATCACATCTCGTTGCCAGCTTCGGCTGTTGATGCAGACACGTTCGTAAATGGAGTAGCTTTTGACGGTTCTTCTATCCAAGGTTTCCGCGGAATTGAAGAGTCAGATATGGTTATGATGCCAGACCCTGAAGCGACTTATGTCGATCCGTTCACTGCACACCCTACATTGAATGTTATGTGTGATATCTTCACTCCGGATGGCGAGCGTTATGAGCGTGACCCACGTAGCATCGCTGTTAAAGCAGAAGCTTATTTGCAAGAGAGCGGTGTAGGTACAGCGGCATTCTTCGCACCTGAATCCGAGTTCTTCATCTTCGACGATGTACGTTATGAGAGCGGCACGAACAGCTCTTCCTACTATGTAGATTCCGAGGAAGCTTCATGGAACACCAACCGCAAAGAAGAAGGCGGAAACCTGGGCTTCAAAGTTCGCACTAAAGGTGGATATGTTCCAGTAGCGCCAGTGGATACACAACAAGATATTCGTAGCGAAATGTGTCGCCTTTTGGAAGAAGCGGGCCTTTCGATCGAGCGTCATCACCATGAAGTGGCGACAGCGGGACAAGCTGAAATCAACTTCCGTTTTGATACACTGAAGAAAACAGCAGATAACCTGCTTGCATACAAATACATCGTGCACAACACTGCACGTCAATATGGTAAAGTAGCAACATTCATGCCTAAACCATTGTTCGGTGATAATGGTAGCGGAATGCACGTTCACCAATCCATCTTTGATGGCGATTCCCCATTGTTCTATGACAAAGCGGGATATGCTAACCTGAGTGAAATGGCTCTGCACTACATCGGAGGTATCCTGTACCATGCTCCGGCACTGATCGCTTTGACTAACCCTAGTACAAACTCATTCAAACGTCTTGTACCTGGTTACGAAGCACCAGTAAACCTGGTTTATTCCAAGGGTAACCGTTCCGCAGCAGTTCGTATTCCGGTTGCAGCTGTGACACCAAAAGGTTGTCGTATCGAGTTCCGTACACCAGACTCCACAGCTAACCCATACTTGGCATTCTCCGCAATGTTGATGGCTGGTCTGGATGGAATCAAACGCAAAATCAATCCAACTGAGCTTGGATATGGTCCGCTCGATAAAAACATCTATGACCTGTCTGATGCAGATAAAGAAAACATCCGCAGTGTGCCAGCTTCCCTCGAAGAAGCACTTGATGCATTGGCAGCTGATAACGAGTTCTTGACTGAAGGCGGCGTATTCACAAAAGAATTCATTGAAAACTACATCAACCTCAAACGTGATGAAGCGAAAGCAGTAGCGATCCGCATTCATCCGCACGAGTACAGCCTCTACTTCGACTGCTAA
- the trmL gene encoding tRNA (uridine(34)/cytosine(34)/5-carboxymethylaminomethyluridine(34)-2'-O)-methyltransferase TrmL, producing MALHIVLVEPEIPANTGNISRTCAATGTHLHLVRPLGFRTDDATLKRAGLDYWHAVHIEYHDSFAEVQEKFPEGRFFYATTKAKNRYSDFNFQDGDFLVFGKETKGLPPELIAANPDTCMKMPMTGDVRSLNLSNSAAIIVYEALRQLNFPGLEG from the coding sequence ATGGCTTTACACATCGTTCTGGTTGAACCAGAAATCCCGGCGAACACAGGCAATATTTCGCGTACTTGTGCGGCAACCGGTACCCATCTGCATCTCGTACGTCCACTTGGATTTCGAACAGATGATGCTACATTGAAGCGTGCAGGGCTGGACTACTGGCATGCTGTTCATATTGAATACCACGACTCATTCGCTGAGGTTCAGGAAAAATTTCCGGAAGGTCGTTTCTTCTACGCAACTACGAAGGCGAAAAACCGATACAGTGATTTTAATTTCCAGGATGGAGATTTCCTCGTTTTTGGTAAAGAGACTAAAGGCCTGCCACCTGAATTAATTGCTGCGAATCCCGATACATGTATGAAAATGCCAATGACTGGTGACGTTAGATCATTAAATCTATCCAATTCGGCAGCAATTATTGTATATGAAGCGTTGCGCCAGCTCAATTTCCCGGGGTTAGAAGGATAA
- a CDS encoding serine hydrolase: MSDQLKGFIHTITEQQLNVFSIRILQKGHLLAHWDRDKDQRRVQHSISKSFTCMAVGLALEEGLLHLDATLGDYFSYDHVPVAQHKLPSPQELKLRDLLRMSSGHDSPPLWADERASLTEKDWAKYYMSLPLDRIPGEQFTYSSGDTFMISAMLQAATGQTVKDYLTPRLFDPLGIHEVEWETSPLGVTLGCAGLWISNEELSRFGQLLLQEGLWEGTQLVPADWIRQATSQQIETTGDGDWGKGYGYQFWMCSHGAYRADGAYGQLCIVIPSKEAIICINSEEENMQGILNAVWNEVLPLYTQR, encoded by the coding sequence ATGTCTGATCAACTCAAAGGTTTCATTCATACGATTACGGAGCAACAATTGAATGTTTTTTCCATTCGCATATTACAAAAAGGGCATCTGCTTGCCCATTGGGACCGGGATAAGGACCAGCGCAGGGTACAACATTCCATCAGTAAATCCTTCACGTGTATGGCCGTTGGTCTTGCGCTTGAAGAAGGTTTGTTACATCTGGATGCGACACTTGGTGATTATTTCTCTTATGATCATGTACCCGTTGCACAGCACAAACTCCCATCACCGCAAGAATTAAAATTGCGTGATCTTCTCCGAATGTCTTCGGGCCATGACTCTCCCCCTCTTTGGGCTGATGAACGAGCTTCATTGACTGAAAAGGACTGGGCGAAATATTACATGTCGCTGCCTCTGGACCGGATACCTGGAGAACAATTTACATATAGCAGCGGGGATACATTTATGATCTCAGCCATGCTACAGGCTGCTACCGGCCAAACCGTGAAAGATTACCTGACTCCACGGTTATTTGATCCGCTTGGCATCCATGAAGTAGAGTGGGAAACCTCTCCACTCGGGGTAACACTTGGCTGTGCAGGTCTTTGGATAAGCAATGAGGAACTGAGTCGATTTGGACAGTTACTGCTGCAGGAGGGCCTTTGGGAAGGCACACAGCTTGTACCTGCGGATTGGATCAGACAGGCTACGTCCCAGCAGATCGAAACGACTGGAGACGGAGATTGGGGAAAAGGTTACGGGTACCAGTTCTGGATGTGTTCTCATGGCGCTTACCGTGCCGATGGAGCCTATGGTCAATTGTGTATTGTAATTCCCTCTAAGGAAGCTATCATATGTATTAACAGTGAGGAAGAAAATATGCAAGGCATCCTGAATGCCGTTTGGAATGAGGTTTTACCCCTTTACACCCAGCGTTAG